The Swingsia samuiensis genome contains the following window.
AAAAAAAATTGATGATTTACCATTTGTTGACCATTCTACGGTAGAACGTCGTATGCCAGACACGGTTGTCGTTACTTTAACTGAACGAACCCCGATTGCTGTTTGGCAAAGACATGGTCATTTTTCACTTATCAATCGCGCCGGAGAAGAAGTGCCCGACCAAGGAATGACAGGGAAAAATGCCCAAGCTTTTCTTCAATTACCTCTTGTCGTTGGAGATGGAGCTAATCAATTTGCTGCAAGCATTATCGATGACTTAACAAAAGAGCCCGACGTTAAACAGCATGTTACAGCTTTAGTACGTGTCGGTAATCGACGGTGGGATGCTACATTAAAAAATGGGGTGACCGTTAAATTGCCTGCAGGAGAAGAAGCGGCCGCTTTTAAACGACTATCTTTTTATCAAACATCAATGCACCTCCTGGATCGTCCTGTTATTTCTATTGACATGCGCTCACCTGATCAAATGGTGATCCGCTTACCACCAACACCACCCCCTGCATCTTCAGATGCTACTACTTCGCCCGCCTCTGTTTCCAATCAGACAACACACACTCATGACTGATCTCACCCCTTCCTCTGACCTTCCTGCTTTTCGTCGGCGCCGCGGCCTACGCGGGCGCTCTCTTATCCCCGGGAAGGGAGAGCAGGACTTGGTTTCAACCAAGAAATCACGTGAGATTCTTGCCCTTCCACCTGATGAAAAAGAAAAGCCTCTGTCATGGCGCTCTGGATATTTTGGCGCTTTGGATATTGGAACCACAAAAGTTACCTGCCTAATCGGTCGGGGGAATAATAATGGTTCTCTAGAGGTTGTTGGCTATGGGTGGCGGCGGTCACATGGGGTTCGTACAGGCTCTATTGTTGATATTCAAAAAGCAGAAGCGGTTATTCGTGCAACTGTTGGCCAAGCGGAAGAAGCTGCCGAGCGCCGGATAGATTCGCTGGTAGTTAATCTCTCTTGCGGGCACCCTCATAGCCGATTAGTGGACTGTCATCTTCCTTTGGGGGGACGCGAGGTTACAGACGGGGATGTCCAGCGTCTTATTGCCGAAGGTCAAGCTAAAGCATGGCAAGAAGGCCGTGACATCATACATACACTTCCGATCGGGTATATGGTGGACCGTATGTATGGAATTGTTGATCCGAGAGGGCATCAAGGGGAGCAAATCAACTCCAAGCTCAATATCATCGACATGAACTCCAGTGCTTTACGAACACTTGATACTGTCTTGCAACATGCAGAACTTAAACTAGATGCTCTTGTCTCTAGTCCTCTTGCATCTGGTTTGTCCGTTTTAGCACCTGAAGAACGCGATCTTGGGGTTACCGTTGTTGAGATGGGAGGCGGCACCACATCCCTTGCTGTTTTCTGTGAAGGTAAACTTCTTCATACAGCTCAAATCCCAGTTGGGGGGCTCCATGTCACTCGAGATATTGCTGGGGTCCTATCAACTTCTCTTGATACTGCTGAACGACTGAAAACGATGTATGGCGCGGCTCAAATGGGCTCTGACGATCAACGAGAGTTTCTCTCTGTCCCTTTAATAGGCGAACGACACGACCGTTTAGCACGCATCCCTCGAGCCAAAATTATCTCTGTTATTCAACCACGTATTGAAGAAACTCTTGAGCTTGTGAGACAATCACTCGACAATTCTGGACTAGGCCGTTTCACTAACAGCCGCGTCGTTCTGACCGGCGGCGCATCCCTCTTGGAAGGGCTCACTCCTGTGGCTTCACGCATCCTTGCTCGACCTGTCAGAATGGGAAAACCATCAAATGTTTTTGGACTTCCTGAAACCGCAGCCGCTTCTGCGGGTTTCTCTACTGCTGCCGGACTTTTAGCGTGGGCAGCGGGAGCCGATCGTCAATTCGGAGATATTTCCGTTTCCGAAGAAAATCGATCACATGGTTTTGTAAAACGCTTAATGGGCTTCATACGCACGCGCGTATGAGCTAAACAATAAAATAACTTTTTCCGTTGCTTTTTCGCAGTTCCGGGCCTTTGATTATGACGCTGAACCTTACACCGACACCGAACTCTCACGTTGAGCTAACCCCACGGATTACCGTGATTGGCGTTGGCGGTGGCGGCACAAATGCCGTCAACAATATGATTAGCTCAAATTTGAAAGGAGTTGAGTTTGTTGTTGCTAACACTGACGCACAACAGCTCGCTCACTCCAGCGCAGAACGCCGCGTTCAACTAGGGCCGCATTTAACACGCGGCTTAGGCGCAGGTGCAAAGCCTGATATTGGCCGTGAAGCCGCAGAAGAAGCTACTCAAGAAATTGACCGCCAACTTGAAGGTGCAAATCTTGTCTTCATCACTGCCGGAATGGGGGGGGGAACAGGGACAGGTGCAGCCCCAGTCATTGCCAGAATGGCACGCGAAAAAGGTATTCTTACCGTTGGTGTCGTTTCAAAACCTTTCAATTTTGAAGGTAAACGTCGCGCAGCTCTTGCTGACAATGGTATATCAGAACTGCAAAAGCACGTTGATACGCTGATTGTTATCCCGAACCAAAACCTTTTCAATTCAGCGAACCAAAACACAACACTTCGTGAAGCCTTCCTTATGGCTGATAATGTGTTGAATATGGGTGTCCGCGGTATTACGGATCTCATGGTTTCCCCAGGGCTGATTAACCTTGACTTTGCTGACGTTAAATCCGTCATGGAAGAAATGGGTAAGGCCATGATGGGAACAGGTGAATCATCGACAGAAGAAGATGGAGATGACAGGGCAACGCTGGCTGCTGAACGTGCTATTTCCAATCCGCTCCTTGAAGATGCTTCCATGGCTGGCGCACGTGGCTTGCTTATTAATATCACAGGCGGCGAAGATTTGACTCTTTACGAAGTCAATGCGGCAGCAGATCGTATTCGTGAAGAAGTTGCCGAAGATGCCAACATTATTTTCGGAACATCTATTGACGATAGTCTCAGCGGCAAAATTCGTGTCTCTGTTGTTGCAACAGGAATTGATATTGATGCCCAAAATAAAACAATCACAGCTGAACGCAATAATACTTCTGCCGCCCCTCAAGTAGCAACACCTCAGCAAACGACAGCACGCCCAACGCCTCCTTTCCAGCCCGGGTCAACTTATGCAGGCGGCCCTCCTCGCCCAACTTACTCACCGCAGCCGCAAAATACGCAAGCACACCAACAACCGCCACACACGCCCTCAGCAGCTCCCGCTGCTCCTCAGCAAAATGCGCCGAATGTTACGCCTCAGCCAGTGCCTCCTGCTCCTGAGGTTCCCTCGCAGGCTGAACAAACACACACTCAACAACGGTCTGGCCTTTTTTCAGAGCCTCAACGAACACCCCCCGCACCAGAACCAGCACCACGAAGCCTCTTCGGCCTTGTAACTGGTGCGTTTAGAAGCCGTCCAGCACATCAAGATGTGCAAGAAGCTCCTCGGGCCGAGCCAAATATGCCAGATCCGTATCATACAGCTGAGCGCAGCAATACGGCCAACCCGCCTCCTCAGCGCCAAGAAACACCGAGCCTTGATGATGGAAGTCTGGATATTCCAGCCTATTTACGACGCAAGGATTAAAAATTTCTTGCCTTCCAAAGCCCCTCTCTTGAGGGGCTTTTTTTGTACCGTAACATCCTGCAACAATGATTGAATGGCACTTTATGCTGTTATGATCTTTAATAACACTAAATCGTTACCTTGGGAGAAATACGCAGGTTACGCTTATGCTTCAAAAAAATGTTTCCTCAACACAACATCATTTAAAGACATGTTCGTTTTTGGAGCAGGCGAACGCTCAAAACCTGCAGACCACTCTTGCTTCCACCATTTCCTGTAAAGGCGTTGCTCTGCATACAGGACAGGAAGTCGAACTGAAGCTTATCCCAGCCGATGCAGATACAGGGATTTTAATTCACCGTAGTGATTTAGCTGATTCATATCCTTTCCCTGTTCGCCATGATCGAATTGTTGATACACAACTTTCTACCGTAGTGGCATGCAAGGAAAATCCCTCCTTGAAAGTTGCAACGATTGAGCACCTCATGGCTGCGTTACATGGCCTTGAGATTGATAATGTCATTATTTCTCTCAATGGACCTGAAGTACCCATATTAGACGGATCTGCCGATTCTTTTACTTTCCTTATCCGCTGTGCCGGTCAGAAAACTCTTGAAGCACCTCGTCGCGTTATTAAAATACGACAAACAGTCCGCGTAGAGGGAAAAGATGGGGCTTTCGCAGAGCTTCAACCCACTCCCCAAGATCTATCATTGGCTATTTCTCTTGATTTTGCGGCTTCAGCGATTGGCCATCAGCGCTATGCCATGACACTTGATAAAGAACGTTTTCTAAAAGAGATTTCTTTCTGCCGTACTTTTGTAAACCTAAAAGATATTGAATATCTCCATAGCATTGGGCTAGCCCGCGGCGGTTCTTTAGAAAATGCTATCGTGGTGGATAACGATCATATTCTGAACCCCGAGGGATTAAGAATTGATCGTGAATTTGCACGGCATAAACTTCTGGATGCCATTGGGGATCTTTATTGCAGCGGCTACCGTATCCAAGGTGGGTTTATCGGGCATAAATCAGGCCATAAACTCAATAACGAACTCTTGCATGCTGTCTTTTCTGACCCGAAAAACTGGTCTTTCGAAGAGCCAAAAACGTCCATTCCTTTGGAAAACACCCCTATTCCTTCATGTGTTGCTGCATAATGATCGTGACAAAGGTCTTTTCCCGTTCAAATCACATGATATAAGAGTATTTCCACGGGAAGAAGCAGGTATGGTAAAAAGTAAACAGCATCACTCCAGAATAGCCGCAATCAGAAACGATTCGTCTCTTAAGATTGCTTTCATCAGTGGGCTTCTATTATTATCGAGCTGTAGTTCAGATAATAATAAAAAGCTTGAAGCACCTAAAAATGCTGATGCTGAAACGCTCTATAATTATGGAATCGATGCTCTCCATTCTGGGCATTATAAGCTAGCGGCTGGAGAGTTTGAGCTTCTACAGCAGAATTATCCCTATTCTGGCTTTACGGGTAATGCTGAGTTGATGGAAGGTTATGCCTACTATCTACAAGGGGAATATGCCCTCTCCGTCCAGCAGCTTGAACGCTATTTACAACTGCACCCAACCAGCCCAGATGCAGCCTATGCTTTTTATTTAAGAGCTCTTTGCTATTACGAACAGATTGCTGATGTACAACGTGATCAGCAGGGCACGGTCGAAGCGATGGATGCTTTGGAAGAAGTGATTACGCGCTTCCCACAAACAGCCTATGCGCGTGATGCTCAACTCAAGATTGATCTTTGCCGTGACCACTTGGCAGGTAAGGAAATGCTTGTAGGCCGTTACTACCAGCAACAACGTAACTACGAAGCATCTCTCACACGTTATCAGCGCGTCATTCAGGACTTCCAAACAACTAACCACGTTCCTGAAGCCCTTGAACGCATCGTTGAGGTTGATATGGATCTTGGCCTGAAGGACGATGCCCGTCAGACAGCTGCTGTGCTGGGGTATAATTACCCCGATA
Protein-coding sequences here:
- the ftsZ gene encoding cell division protein FtsZ, yielding MTLNLTPTPNSHVELTPRITVIGVGGGGTNAVNNMISSNLKGVEFVVANTDAQQLAHSSAERRVQLGPHLTRGLGAGAKPDIGREAAEEATQEIDRQLEGANLVFITAGMGGGTGTGAAPVIARMAREKGILTVGVVSKPFNFEGKRRAALADNGISELQKHVDTLIVIPNQNLFNSANQNTTLREAFLMADNVLNMGVRGITDLMVSPGLINLDFADVKSVMEEMGKAMMGTGESSTEEDGDDRATLAAERAISNPLLEDASMAGARGLLINITGGEDLTLYEVNAAADRIREEVAEDANIIFGTSIDDSLSGKIRVSVVATGIDIDAQNKTITAERNNTSAAPQVATPQQTTARPTPPFQPGSTYAGGPPRPTYSPQPQNTQAHQQPPHTPSAAPAAPQQNAPNVTPQPVPPAPEVPSQAEQTHTQQRSGLFSEPQRTPPAPEPAPRSLFGLVTGAFRSRPAHQDVQEAPRAEPNMPDPYHTAERSNTANPPPQRQETPSLDDGSLDIPAYLRRKD
- the lpxC gene encoding UDP-3-O-acyl-N-acetylglucosamine deacetylase yields the protein MLQKNVSSTQHHLKTCSFLEQANAQNLQTTLASTISCKGVALHTGQEVELKLIPADADTGILIHRSDLADSYPFPVRHDRIVDTQLSTVVACKENPSLKVATIEHLMAALHGLEIDNVIISLNGPEVPILDGSADSFTFLIRCAGQKTLEAPRRVIKIRQTVRVEGKDGAFAELQPTPQDLSLAISLDFAASAIGHQRYAMTLDKERFLKEISFCRTFVNLKDIEYLHSIGLARGGSLENAIVVDNDHILNPEGLRIDREFARHKLLDAIGDLYCSGYRIQGGFIGHKSGHKLNNELLHAVFSDPKNWSFEEPKTSIPLENTPIPSCVAA
- the ftsA gene encoding cell division protein FtsA; protein product: MTDLTPSSDLPAFRRRRGLRGRSLIPGKGEQDLVSTKKSREILALPPDEKEKPLSWRSGYFGALDIGTTKVTCLIGRGNNNGSLEVVGYGWRRSHGVRTGSIVDIQKAEAVIRATVGQAEEAAERRIDSLVVNLSCGHPHSRLVDCHLPLGGREVTDGDVQRLIAEGQAKAWQEGRDIIHTLPIGYMVDRMYGIVDPRGHQGEQINSKLNIIDMNSSALRTLDTVLQHAELKLDALVSSPLASGLSVLAPEERDLGVTVVEMGGGTTSLAVFCEGKLLHTAQIPVGGLHVTRDIAGVLSTSLDTAERLKTMYGAAQMGSDDQREFLSVPLIGERHDRLARIPRAKIISVIQPRIEETLELVRQSLDNSGLGRFTNSRVVLTGGASLLEGLTPVASRILARPVRMGKPSNVFGLPETAAASAGFSTAAGLLAWAAGADRQFGDISVSEENRSHGFVKRLMGFIRTRV
- a CDS encoding outer membrane protein assembly factor BamD, which encodes MVKSKQHHSRIAAIRNDSSLKIAFISGLLLLSSCSSDNNKKLEAPKNADAETLYNYGIDALHSGHYKLAAGEFELLQQNYPYSGFTGNAELMEGYAYYLQGEYALSVQQLERYLQLHPTSPDAAYAFYLRALCYYEQIADVQRDQQGTVEAMDALEEVITRFPQTAYARDAQLKIDLCRDHLAGKEMLVGRYYQQQRNYEASLTRYQRVIQDFQTTNHVPEALERIVEVDMDLGLKDDARQTAAVLGYNYPDSQWYRYAYNKLRDHHLLSDNLKQPKNTSSKPRGFFSRVWHSIF
- a CDS encoding cell division protein FtsQ/DivIB; its protein translation is MPRDFRSQDPKYARRSPFRETRPSDMPAYEDRPSRAKLFWRRQKRLIRPGIVLLVIAGLFGVGARLLYDAASEERFAPFRAKLIAMEPLPIHHIIINGRGITSEDSIFQALGTSIGQPIFGFSVEEARKKIDDLPFVDHSTVERRMPDTVVVTLTERTPIAVWQRHGHFSLINRAGEEVPDQGMTGKNAQAFLQLPLVVGDGANQFAASIIDDLTKEPDVKQHVTALVRVGNRRWDATLKNGVTVKLPAGEEAAAFKRLSFYQTSMHLLDRPVISIDMRSPDQMVIRLPPTPPPASSDATTSPASVSNQTTHTHD